TCCCCCGCAAGGAACAGGTTGCCCTCGCCGCGGGGCTTCAGGGCCTCGCGGAGCCTGCCGGCCCAGTTGCCGAAGGTCGGCACGTTCTGAAGGTTGGGGTCCCTGCTGCTGAGTCTCCCCGTCCCCGTGACGATGTGCTCGAAGGTCGTGTGGACGCTGCCGGTGACCGGGTCGGTCTCGCGCAAAAGGGGCTGAATGAAGCCCGAAATGACCTTGGCAATCTCCCGGTACTCCAGGAGCATTTTTGGGACCTCGTCCTCTTGCAGGGGGAGGGTCGCCAATTCTTCCAGGACAGAAACGTCGGTGGAAAATCCCGTCTTGATCTTCTTGACGGGCGGATAACCCAGTTTCTCGAAGAGGAGCCAGGCCACCTGTTTCGTGGAGTTGAGGTTCACGTGGTCGCCGACAAGGGCGTCTATCCGCGAGGATATCTCGCCGGCGCGGTGGTCAAGTTCTTCCTCGAGGGTCACCAGCAACTCCTTGTCAACGCGGACGCCGCGCCGTTCCATGGACGCCAGGACCTGGCAAAGAGGGGTGTCGATATCCGTTATCACTCCGTCCAGCCCCAGGGTGCGAACCTGGGGCTGGAGTCGCTTCCGAACCTCCCACAGGGCCATGGTCTGCTCCGGAGAAGGTCCGAAGTCGCCCCTGTCCTTGACCTCGGGGTGAAGGGCATAGTGGGCTAAGTGCGCGTCCCAGACCCTTTCTGGATCCGCCAGTAGTGACGGTGCAGCGGCGCAGATCTCCTTGTAGCCGCTGGTGGTAATCTGCCCTTTTTGAGCCCACCGTGCGAGTTCTTCCAGGACGGCACCGTCGGCTCCGCCCTTCCAGAAACGGCCATCAGGTGAGGCGAGACATAGCTCAAGAATCGAAAAATTCTGGGGGTAATCGCCCGTGCCGGACCAACCGAGGGCCAGTTCCGTTTCGGCGAGCAGGGATTCCAGTGATTCCCCGCGTAGTTCTGCTGGAGCCGGAGCCTTGGGCCGGGCAGGCTCTTCCGCGTGGGCGGCGTTCCCCAGTAGCCTTTGGGCCAGGTTTTTCATAGCATATCGATCTAAGAGAGCGGCCAGTTCTTTCCTTTTTATCTGCCCTTGCTGGAGGTCGTCCTCTCCCAAGGGCTCGTCGAGGCGAAGCCTGGTGAGGTCCCGGCTCGAGAAGGCCCTCTCCCTGCCCTCTTCCAGTTTTTTCCGGAGGCCCGGTTTCATCTCGTCCAGATGCTCGTAGATGGCCTCCAGGGAGCCATGTTCCGCCAGCAGGGCCCTGGCGGTCTTGTCGCCCACGCCCTTTATGCCTGGGACATTGTCGATGCTGTCGCCTACCATAGCGAGGTAGTCGGCCATAGCGGAGGGGGCGAAACCGTAGTCATCGCGGAAGCCCTGGGGATCCCAAAGGCGGAAATCGCTGACACCCCGAATGGGGCGCATCACCAGGAGGTTTTCGTCAAGAACCTGGAGTATGTCCTTATCGGCCGTCAGGATGACGACGCGGTAACCCTTTCCGACGGCCGAGAGCGCCGTCGAGGCGATGACGTCGTCAGCCTCGACGCCGGCCCTTTCCACGACGGGAATCCCCAAGTCCCGGGAGAACTCCTTGATGAGGGGCATCTGCACCTTGAACTCCTTCGGGGTCGGTTGTCGCCCCTCCTTGTAAGCCTCGAAGGCTTCGTGCCGGAAGGTGGGACCCGGCGCATCGAAGACGACGGCGGCGAGGTCTGGTTTGAGGTCCTCCAGGGTCCGAAGAAGCATGTTAGCGTATCCCAGGAGTGCGTTGGTCGGCGTGCCGTCGGGCGCGCTGAGTTCCGGCAGGGCGAAGAAGGCCCTGAAGGCGAGCCCGTGACCATCCACTAGTAGTAACGTCTTTTCCGGCATTTGCCCCATCCCCTTCGTCCGGGTTATTTGCGGTATACTGCTGTTCGGCTCCAATGCTACCGGATAGGATACCATCAGGGAAGGATGAACGAGAAATGACATCGACCATCAGGGTACGTTTCGCTCCCAGCCCCACGGGAGCACTCCACATCGGGGGGGCCCATACGGCCCTCTTTAACTGGCTCTGGGCCCGCCACAGCGGGGGAGCCTTTATCCTGCGCATCGAGGACACGGATCTGATCCGCTCCACCGAGGAGCACGAGCGGACCATACTTCAGGGGTTGAGCTGGCTCGGCCTCGAATGGGACGAAGGCCCCGATCTGGGAGGTGCTCACGGTCCCTACAGGCAATCCGAGAGAAGGGAGATTTACCTCCGGCACGCCCTGGAATTGATGGATTCAGGCCTGGCCTACCGCGATGGGGAGGCCATCATCTTCTCCGTGCCTCGGGGC
This genomic window from Thermovirga sp. contains:
- a CDS encoding DNA polymerase I, which translates into the protein MPEKTLLLVDGHGLAFRAFFALPELSAPDGTPTNALLGYANMLLRTLEDLKPDLAAVVFDAPGPTFRHEAFEAYKEGRQPTPKEFKVQMPLIKEFSRDLGIPVVERAGVEADDVIASTALSAVGKGYRVVILTADKDILQVLDENLLVMRPIRGVSDFRLWDPQGFRDDYGFAPSAMADYLAMVGDSIDNVPGIKGVGDKTARALLAEHGSLEAIYEHLDEMKPGLRKKLEEGRERAFSSRDLTRLRLDEPLGEDDLQQGQIKRKELAALLDRYAMKNLAQRLLGNAAHAEEPARPKAPAPAELRGESLESLLAETELALGWSGTGDYPQNFSILELCLASPDGRFWKGGADGAVLEELARWAQKGQITTSGYKEICAAAPSLLADPERVWDAHLAHYALHPEVKDRGDFGPSPEQTMALWEVRKRLQPQVRTLGLDGVITDIDTPLCQVLASMERRGVRVDKELLVTLEEELDHRAGEISSRIDALVGDHVNLNSTKQVAWLLFEKLGYPPVKKIKTGFSTDVSVLEELATLPLQEDEVPKMLLEYREIAKVISGFIQPLLRETDPVTGSVHTTFEHIVTGTGRLSSRDPNLQNVPTFGNWAGRLREALKPRGEGNLFLAGDYSQVELRILAHICGEERLKEAFAQGRDIHSETAFWLFGESGEITPEHRRMAKVVNFGLLYGMGVHGLSQRMGISREEAAAVIERYFAAFPKVKEYMENSARDAKKRGYTRTLFGRIRPLPEVSTVEGRGPGALERVAVNTPLQGSAADIARMAMVRYHRAVAKAGLEAPLVLQVHDSLVVECPPRQEEAVTALLRDSMEGAASLSVPLAVHVKSGATFEDI